Proteins found in one Labrenzia sp. VG12 genomic segment:
- a CDS encoding aminotransferase class V-fold PLP-dependent enzyme, whose translation MIVPSLSQQDVELLREDTPGVRQVLHFNNAGTGLAPTPVLDAVKKHLDLEAMAGGYEAEAAAKPAMDTFYTALAALIGSKPHEIAYIENATRAWDMAFYGIDFREGDRIVTGRAEYVSNYVALLQMKKHRGIEIDLVEDDASGQIDLTALKAAITPKTRLVALTHIPTFSGLINPAEEVGEIARKAGVLYLLDACQSAGQIPLNVHEIGCHMLSGTGRKYLRGPRGTGFLYVSDGVLDQVEPPFIDLQSANWLDDNSYELVPHARRFETWERYVAGQIGLGVAVTYAIGFGMERLGNRTCALGAQLRSELAGVDGVTLHDKGKRKGGIVTFTLAGETPVQTKLRLAEQGINVSVSTASSARIDLPHRGLDAVVRASLHAFNSEEEIERFVKALGRFG comes from the coding sequence ATGATTGTTCCTTCCCTGTCCCAGCAGGACGTCGAACTCTTGCGGGAAGATACCCCCGGTGTACGGCAGGTCCTCCACTTTAACAATGCCGGCACCGGTCTTGCCCCGACCCCTGTCCTGGATGCGGTGAAGAAACATCTGGACCTGGAGGCCATGGCTGGCGGCTATGAAGCCGAGGCCGCCGCCAAGCCGGCCATGGACACGTTCTACACGGCGCTCGCAGCACTGATCGGCAGCAAACCGCATGAGATCGCCTATATCGAAAATGCCACACGTGCCTGGGACATGGCCTTCTACGGCATCGACTTTCGCGAAGGCGACCGGATTGTCACCGGACGCGCAGAATACGTCTCCAACTACGTCGCGCTGTTGCAGATGAAGAAACACAGGGGCATCGAGATCGACCTTGTCGAGGATGACGCCTCGGGCCAGATCGACCTGACCGCCCTGAAAGCGGCGATCACGCCGAAAACCCGCCTCGTTGCCCTCACCCATATCCCGACCTTCTCCGGCCTCATCAACCCGGCTGAAGAGGTTGGTGAGATCGCGCGCAAGGCAGGAGTTCTCTACCTTCTGGATGCCTGCCAATCCGCAGGCCAGATTCCGCTGAATGTCCACGAAATCGGTTGTCATATGCTGTCGGGTACGGGCCGGAAGTATCTGCGGGGCCCGCGCGGTACAGGTTTTCTCTATGTCAGCGACGGTGTACTCGATCAGGTCGAACCGCCTTTCATCGATCTGCAATCGGCCAACTGGCTGGACGACAATTCTTATGAGCTTGTGCCGCATGCCCGCCGGTTCGAAACCTGGGAACGCTATGTGGCCGGCCAGATCGGACTGGGCGTTGCTGTTACTTATGCGATCGGCTTCGGCATGGAACGCCTTGGAAACCGGACGTGTGCGCTCGGCGCTCAATTGCGTTCCGAACTTGCAGGGGTCGACGGCGTCACGCTCCATGACAAGGGCAAGCGCAAAGGCGGAATCGTTACGTTCACCCTTGCCGGCGAAACGCCTGTGCAGACGAAGCTGAGGCTCGCGGAACAGGGCATCAATGTCTCCGTCAGCACCGCCAGTTCCGCGCGCATCGACCTGCCCCATCGCGGGCTCGACGCCGTTGTCCGTGCGTCACTTCACGCCTTCAACTCCGAGGAGGAAATCGAACGCTTTGTTAAGGCTCTTGGCAGATTTGGCTAG
- a CDS encoding gamma-glutamylcyclotransferase family protein, with the protein MTITYFGYGSLVNIDTIPATAEVTPGRLSGWLREWRVCGQGDDGQGRCALTVRPEPGAEIWGVMAREPRERLPELETREKRYVKVDAVGVSFRCEAQQAPGPEDLFLFKAAPEHLRWGCDKHPILQSYLDCVLAGFFRTWGERGIDHFLETTDGWHVPVLRDRTRPHYPRPITLDAELAELIDDKLSDHGISYLNNAE; encoded by the coding sequence ATGACGATCACATATTTCGGATACGGATCTCTCGTCAATATTGACACCATTCCGGCCACCGCTGAAGTGACGCCCGGCCGGCTCTCGGGCTGGCTGCGGGAATGGCGCGTCTGCGGTCAGGGAGACGACGGGCAGGGGCGCTGCGCGCTGACGGTCCGGCCCGAGCCGGGCGCTGAAATCTGGGGCGTGATGGCCCGTGAACCACGCGAAAGACTGCCGGAACTCGAAACACGGGAAAAGCGTTACGTCAAAGTGGACGCAGTTGGCGTTTCTTTCCGCTGCGAGGCGCAGCAGGCGCCTGGACCGGAGGACCTGTTCCTGTTCAAGGCGGCGCCGGAACATCTGCGCTGGGGCTGCGACAAGCACCCGATCCTGCAGAGCTATCTGGACTGTGTTCTGGCCGGCTTCTTCCGGACCTGGGGTGAGCGCGGCATCGATCATTTCCTGGAAACGACCGATGGCTGGCATGTGCCGGTCTTAAGAGACCGCACCCGGCCACATTATCCGAGGCCCATCACGCTCGATGCCGAGCTTGCCGAGTTGATCGACGACAAGCTCAGTGACCACGGGATCAGCTATCTCAACAACGCGGAGTGA
- a CDS encoding VIT1/CCC1 transporter family protein produces the protein MPTPDLEHSHRPGDIADRLAAGPDASYLRDWVYGGIDGAVTTFAIVAGSVGASLSTKVILILGIANLLADGFSMAAANYSGSKSENEDYARLRAIEEKHIALEPEGEREEIRQIFLQKGFEGDDLERLVALVTSNKTTWIETMMQAEYGLSDTVRNPLKAALYTFVAFALFGAIPLLPFLLPIKASAGTATGLTMLAFFLIGSLRARWSQRHWFSCGLETTAIGTVAAGIAYLAGHGLQTVFG, from the coding sequence ATGCCAACTCCGGACCTGGAGCACAGCCACCGGCCAGGAGACATTGCCGACCGGCTTGCAGCCGGCCCTGATGCCAGCTATCTGCGCGACTGGGTTTATGGCGGCATTGACGGCGCCGTCACGACCTTTGCCATCGTTGCAGGCTCCGTCGGCGCCAGCCTGTCGACCAAGGTCATTCTCATTCTGGGCATTGCCAATCTGCTCGCCGACGGATTTTCCATGGCCGCGGCCAATTACAGCGGCTCGAAATCGGAAAACGAGGATTACGCGCGCCTGCGCGCCATCGAAGAAAAGCACATTGCCCTGGAGCCGGAAGGCGAACGGGAGGAAATCCGGCAGATCTTTCTGCAGAAGGGCTTTGAAGGCGACGACCTGGAGAGACTGGTCGCGCTGGTCACCTCCAACAAGACCACCTGGATCGAGACCATGATGCAGGCCGAGTACGGCCTGTCGGATACCGTTCGCAATCCGCTCAAGGCTGCGCTTTACACCTTCGTTGCCTTCGCGCTGTTTGGTGCGATCCCGCTCCTGCCCTTCCTGCTGCCGATAAAGGCCAGCGCCGGCACAGCCACCGGCCTGACGATGCTGGCCTTCTTCCTGATCGGCTCGCTCCGCGCGCGCTGGTCACAGCGTCACTGGTTTTCCTGTGGGTTGGAGACAACGGCCATCGGCACAGTGGCCGCCGGAATTGCGTATCTGGCGGGCCATGGCTTGCAGACCGTGTTTGGATGA
- a CDS encoding M10 family metallopeptidase C-terminal domain-containing protein — protein MPLFTYKGEDALGLVQDARDLMVYSYHGLEDILRDGMEAEERAREIIEAKGWTVLSPEVLGIPDARVDRNGSFQGESFRFKDAQADVLAKYDANGKVTEVGLVIRGTSGTIDNIVSDTIGDVIDYLEFFKGEPDYAVGAFGNLFEALKAFLEANGLGAEDLLVTGHSLGGGAVTNMAEQSDSFADGFFADANFIGFASHYTPEDGASVLDSGAEILSIDFENDPVPSVIAEDWLHLLGNDTDYDYETSNLVLFNDLYATPAFWEGGNIINPLAWSAHFSSGYAAAIDTISVSSFYEEMSRDSLVIVSSLSDAKRGSVWVEDIRLPLDPTGHYGDDGYILGSEKNDLLAGRAGDDALEGFAGDDHLKGRDGDDRLLGGDGNDRLEGGDGADLLVDGAGSDVLIGGEGADIFVFLADGACDRIEDFEVGRDKIDLSLAGITDFDQLVITAKGWWQDVEIGYGTDLIKLDTGFWPVLDDLGASDFLFA, from the coding sequence TTGCCGCTTTTTACGTACAAGGGAGAGGACGCATTGGGGCTCGTGCAGGATGCGCGTGACCTCATGGTCTACAGCTATCACGGCCTGGAGGACATTCTGCGCGATGGCATGGAGGCCGAGGAACGAGCCCGTGAAATCATTGAGGCAAAAGGATGGACCGTCCTGTCACCCGAAGTCCTTGGCATTCCGGACGCCAGGGTTGACAGGAATGGCTCCTTTCAGGGGGAGAGCTTTCGCTTCAAGGACGCCCAGGCAGATGTGCTTGCGAAGTATGATGCCAATGGCAAGGTCACCGAGGTGGGGCTTGTCATTCGGGGAACGTCCGGAACCATCGACAATATCGTGTCCGACACGATCGGGGACGTGATCGACTACCTGGAGTTCTTCAAGGGCGAACCCGACTATGCCGTCGGGGCTTTCGGCAATCTTTTTGAGGCGTTGAAAGCGTTTCTGGAGGCAAATGGCCTGGGAGCGGAAGACCTGCTGGTGACCGGCCACTCACTGGGCGGCGGTGCAGTGACCAACATGGCAGAGCAAAGCGACAGCTTTGCGGACGGGTTCTTTGCCGATGCCAATTTCATCGGCTTTGCGTCTCACTACACGCCGGAAGATGGAGCATCGGTCCTGGACAGCGGCGCGGAAATCCTGAGCATCGACTTCGAGAACGATCCGGTGCCTTCGGTAATTGCCGAAGACTGGCTGCACCTTCTGGGCAACGACACGGACTATGACTACGAGACCAGCAATCTGGTTCTCTTCAATGATCTGTATGCCACGCCGGCCTTCTGGGAAGGCGGCAACATCATCAATCCGTTGGCCTGGTCTGCGCATTTCTCTTCAGGGTACGCCGCGGCCATCGACACGATCTCTGTCTCGTCATTCTATGAGGAGATGTCGCGGGACAGTCTGGTGATCGTCTCGTCCCTCTCAGATGCAAAACGCGGCTCGGTCTGGGTGGAGGATATCCGGCTGCCGCTGGATCCGACGGGGCACTATGGCGACGACGGCTACATCCTGGGATCGGAGAAGAACGATCTTCTGGCCGGACGGGCCGGCGACGATGCGCTTGAAGGATTTGCCGGGGACGACCACCTGAAGGGCCGCGATGGCGATGATCGCCTGCTTGGCGGCGACGGCAACGACCGGCTGGAAGGGGGCGACGGCGCGGACCTTCTGGTGGACGGTGCCGGCAGCGATGTCCTGATTGGCGGGGAAGGCGCCGATATTTTTGTGTTTCTTGCTGACGGGGCGTGCGACCGGATCGAGGACTTTGAAGTCGGCCGCGACAAGATCGACCTCAGCCTTGCCGGCATCACGGATTTCGACCAGCTGGTGATTACGGCCAAGGGCTGGTGGCAGGATGTCGAGATCGGTTACGGCACGGATCTGATCAAGCTCGACACGGGGTTCTGGCCGGTCCTGGACGATCTTGGCGCAAGCGACTTTCTGTTCGCCTGA